Genomic DNA from Shouchella patagoniensis:
TCAAACGAGTTTCCATTCAATGTTGTATGGATCGATTGATCAGTGTATGGGACAGCATACTAATAAAAGCATAGTCTGTCGAAAGTTAGGGAAGAACGAGTTTGATTTATATGCTGAGATATACATTAATAGTTTTGGCATGCCCACTTCTTTACAAGAAGGTGTTGCGCAGAATAACTCTGTTCTAAGCGACGAAGAACAATGGCAGTTTTTTATAGCAGAGTGGAATGGAGAGCCAGCAGGTGTCGCGGTAGTATTTACAGACAAATCAATTGCAGTATTAGCTTCAGCAGCCACGCTGCCAGAGTATAGAGGCAGGGGAATCCACCGAGAGTTGATTCAAGCCCGTTTGGAACATGTTTTCTTAAAAGGATATCGACTTATTTCTGGTCAAGCAGCTTTTGGTTCGACAAGCCAGAAGAACATGGAACGTGCTGGGATGAAAATCGCTTATACGAAATCAATATGGACGGAGATAACGAAGAAAGACCATCTTTTGTAGACGGTCTTTGTTGTTAGCTCAAATCCTTTTCTTGATCAAGCCTCTCTTCAATTTGTTTAAGCCTTGTCAGTACTTCATCGAGTTTTTTATCCACATCCTCGATTTCAGGACCCATACCTTGACGTAATTCAAGTTCTTTTAAGTTTGCGCGATTAGTGACCATAACAGTAATGACTGGATATAAAATTGCAGCGAGTGGTATTAGAATCCACCAAGGAAAATCCATTATGTGACGTCCCTCCTAGAATTGTTAGCATGATCTATCTATTATACTCATAGATACGCACATAAGAGACT
This window encodes:
- a CDS encoding GNAT family N-acetyltransferase; translated protein: MNDVMSIALAVKLEQSETEMLSSRMQAFKKIAGNPMGVEICSFGNTIAFLAKMMPGPAFNTVRGLGIDDIDKIVTIINHYDSKKISPQFVINPAQVSKELCFELSRNSLCQTSFHSMLYGSIDQCMGQHTNKSIVCRKLGKNEFDLYAEIYINSFGMPTSLQEGVAQNNSVLSDEEQWQFFIAEWNGEPAGVAVVFTDKSIAVLASAATLPEYRGRGIHRELIQARLEHVFLKGYRLISGQAAFGSTSQKNMERAGMKIAYTKSIWTEITKKDHLL